In Chlamydiota bacterium, the DNA window ATTTATAACAATGGAGGTTATGGGATTCACAGAACAGGATCTTCCGAAGAAGTCATTGTGGGGAATAATATTCTGGATAATGATGCGGGTGCAACAAACAGCGCTGAAAGTTTTGACCTTTATACTGGGTTTAATAATACCGAGTGAAGGACATGAATCCTATCAGCAAATTAATAGGTTCAGCAGAGTCACAAAGGGTGGAGTGGAAGGAGTCTCTTTCCAGAAGTAGAGAGATTACAGAGACAGCCTGTGCTTTTGCGAATACCGAAGGTGGACGGGTCTTCGTTGGCGTTTCACCCGAAGGCAAGATGCTTGGCGTTCAAGTGGGTAAGGGTACCCTTGAAGAATTGGTTAACGAGATTGCCCAGAATACAGATCCGAAATTGCACCCAAGGCTGTCGGTTCAGAAAATCGCTCAAAAAGAAGTGATTGTCATTGACGTAAAAGAGTCCCATGACCATCTGGTCTTAGCGTTTGGCCGTCCCTATCAGCGTGTGGGGCGTTCTACCGTAAGGATGACCAAGGATGAGTACGAAGGATTGATTTTGGATAAATATAAAGACAA includes these proteins:
- a CDS encoding putative DNA binding domain-containing protein — protein: MNPISKLIGSAESQRVEWKESLSRSREITETACAFANTEGGRVFVGVSPEGKMLGVQVGKGTLEELVNEIAQNTDPKLHPRLSVQKIAQKEVIVIDVKESHDHLVLAFGRPYQRVGRSTVRMTKDEYEGLILDKYKD